The following proteins are co-located in the Chryseobacterium daecheongense genome:
- a CDS encoding lipocalin family protein codes for MKRIFLPLALLSMLACGSDSETLDTIDPNVGTIIGKWYIEKSELYTSKDHQTKTNFSTDCQKKSTHEFRQTNMTSTTYAQQSTMCIQTDVVTRNYTFDKPTGQFWYEGEQDYPYFVTKLTQSEMIMEDRTQDMDGDGINDVIRRFFTRIN; via the coding sequence ATGAAAAGAATATTTTTACCTTTAGCTTTATTGTCAATGCTTGCATGTGGTAGTGATAGTGAAACATTGGATACTATTGATCCCAATGTAGGAACAATAATCGGAAAGTGGTATATTGAAAAATCTGAATTGTACACTTCAAAAGATCATCAGACAAAAACCAATTTTTCTACAGATTGTCAGAAGAAAAGCACGCATGAGTTCAGGCAAACCAATATGACTTCAACAACTTATGCCCAGCAAAGTACTATGTGTATTCAGACTGATGTTGTTACCAGAAACTATACTTTTGATAAACCAACCGGTCAATTTTGGTATGAGGGGGAACAGGATTATCCATATTTCGTTACAAAACTTACTCAATCCGAAATGATCATGGAAGACCGTACCCAAGATATGGATGGCGATGGAATAAATGATGTGATCAGAAGGTTTTTTACCAGAATAAATTAA
- a CDS encoding C-type lectin domain-containing protein produces the protein MKKKLLFFMVLPMAISAQVGINTTQPTKTLDVNGELRVRTLNQGTETDVILSADAAGNVRKISRNELNGGGSSGFNSTILGYDPQPVSKRQIPPGPVPGGGTATELGCKKWAVNNHTYCAYQISQPITWFNAFNFGKQMGGYLVTMPSDTERAWVNTNIVASGTGYNLANNIWIGFNKIRRPGNPDQLQWITGEEFRINWSTNPATTENWFASGEPNNAGGTEGATHILVGGERKWNDMAGTVTNSNSSPMDQLIIEFNE, from the coding sequence ATGAAAAAGAAATTACTGTTTTTTATGGTATTGCCTATGGCCATATCAGCACAAGTAGGGATTAATACAACCCAACCCACAAAAACTCTTGATGTAAATGGAGAGCTAAGGGTTCGAACTTTAAATCAGGGAACTGAAACGGATGTTATTCTCTCGGCAGATGCAGCCGGGAATGTAAGAAAAATTTCGAGAAATGAATTGAACGGTGGTGGATCATCAGGTTTCAATTCCACGATTCTGGGATATGATCCCCAGCCTGTCTCCAAAAGACAAATTCCGCCAGGACCAGTTCCGGGAGGGGGAACAGCTACAGAACTCGGATGTAAAAAATGGGCTGTTAATAACCATACCTATTGTGCGTACCAGATTTCTCAACCTATTACCTGGTTCAATGCGTTTAACTTTGGAAAGCAAATGGGAGGCTATCTTGTAACAATGCCCAGTGATACAGAAAGAGCATGGGTAAATACAAATATTGTAGCATCCGGAACTGGATATAATCTGGCCAACAATATTTGGATAGGATTCAATAAGATCAGAAGACCGGGGAACCCCGACCAGCTACAATGGATCACCGGGGAAGAGTTCAGAATCAATTGGTCCACGAATCCGGCAACAACTGAAAACTGGTTCGCATCCGGAGAGCCTAATAACGCCGGAGGTACAGAAGGAGCCACACACATTCTGGTTGGTGGAGAAAGAAAATGGAATGATATGGCTGGAACTGTAACCAATTCAAACAGCAGCCCGATGGATCAGCTTATTATTGAGTTCAACGAATAA
- a CDS encoding Mur ligase family protein: MKTHFIAIGGSAMHNLAIALKDKGYQVTGSDDAIFEPSKSRLENKGILPQEMGWFPEKITSDLDAVILGMHAHQDNPELAKAKELGLKIYSYPEFLYEQSKDKTRVVIAGSHGKTTITSMILHVLNFHQKEVDFMVGAQLEGFDCMVKLTPDNDFMVLEGDEYLSSPIDLRSKFLLYQPNIALLSGIAWDHINVFKTFDDYIEQFRKFVASITPGGVLVYNEEDPEVVKVVDNAENYFRKIPYKTPEYEISNGQVLLKTEMGDIPLSVFGAHNLLNLEGARHICRQLGIMDEDFYEAIMSFKGASKRLEKVEREDKAILYKDFAHAPSKVKAAVKAFNEQFKGEKKYGFLELHTYSSLNPAFLEQYDHAMDGLDAAIVFYSEDALKIKRMDPISPDLIKEKFKNDHLKVFTNAEELHAYWDILDKKQGVFLMMSSGNFGGLDLTK, translated from the coding sequence TTGAAGACCCATTTCATTGCGATCGGAGGAAGTGCCATGCATAATCTTGCCATAGCACTAAAAGATAAAGGATATCAGGTGACAGGCTCTGATGATGCCATTTTTGAACCGTCAAAATCAAGACTTGAAAACAAAGGAATACTTCCTCAGGAAATGGGTTGGTTCCCCGAAAAGATCACTTCAGATCTTGATGCAGTCATTTTGGGGATGCATGCTCATCAGGATAACCCTGAATTGGCAAAAGCAAAAGAATTAGGCCTGAAAATATACTCTTATCCTGAATTTCTTTACGAACAGTCTAAAGATAAAACAAGAGTAGTTATTGCAGGATCACATGGGAAGACCACCATTACTTCCATGATTCTGCATGTCCTTAATTTTCATCAGAAAGAGGTGGACTTTATGGTAGGAGCACAATTGGAAGGCTTCGACTGTATGGTGAAATTAACTCCTGATAACGATTTTATGGTATTGGAAGGTGACGAATATCTTTCGTCCCCTATCGACCTGCGTTCTAAATTTTTATTATATCAGCCCAACATCGCTCTTTTAAGCGGAATTGCCTGGGATCACATCAATGTGTTCAAAACATTCGATGATTATATAGAACAATTCAGAAAATTTGTAGCCAGCATCACTCCTGGTGGTGTATTAGTATACAATGAAGAAGATCCGGAAGTGGTAAAAGTAGTGGACAATGCGGAAAATTATTTCAGAAAAATACCCTATAAAACTCCGGAGTATGAGATCAGTAATGGGCAGGTCCTGTTAAAAACTGAAATGGGAGATATCCCACTTTCTGTTTTCGGAGCCCATAACCTTCTGAACCTGGAAGGGGCCAGACACATCTGCCGTCAGCTAGGTATTATGGATGAAGACTTCTACGAAGCAATTATGAGCTTTAAAGGAGCCTCAAAACGTCTTGAAAAAGTAGAAAGAGAAGATAAAGCCATTCTTTACAAGGATTTTGCCCACGCTCCAAGTAAAGTAAAAGCTGCGGTAAAAGCTTTTAATGAACAGTTTAAAGGAGAGAAAAAATACGGATTCCTTGAACTGCACACCTATTCAAGTTTAAATCCTGCTTTTTTAGAGCAATATGATCATGCCATGGATGGCCTGGATGCGGCTATTGTATTCTATTCTGAAGATGCTTTAAAGATTAAAAGAATGGACCCGATATCTCCTGATCTCATTAAAGAAAAATTTAAAAACGACCATTTAAAAGTATTTACCAATGCAGAGGAGCTTCATGCGTATTGGGATATTCTGGATAAAAAGCAAGGTGTTTTCCTAATGATGAGTTCGGGTAACTTTGGTGGATTAGATCTCACAAAATAG
- a CDS encoding lysophospholipid acyltransferase family protein, whose amino-acid sequence MAKKNIFTDAFGTPYFLKRLVIFILGFVSYRRFNGFNKLKITGTEHLVDLPDSNVLFVSNHQTYFADVAAMYHAFCAVNNGYLNTIKNPIYLLNPKIDFYYVAAEETMNKGILPKIFKIAGAVTVKRTWRAEGKNVNRMVDLTEVDNIMKALDNGWVATFPQGTTSAFAQGRRGTAKLVKNQRPIVIPIKINGFRRAFDKKGLRVKVTGVKPTMEFKAPLDIDYDKENAHEILLKIMTAIEQTEDFNLLHQYDEELKAKKLEKKDSDN is encoded by the coding sequence ATGGCGAAGAAAAATATTTTCACCGATGCATTCGGGACACCTTACTTTTTGAAAAGGTTAGTTATTTTTATTTTAGGATTTGTTTCTTACAGAAGATTCAATGGTTTTAATAAGCTAAAAATAACCGGTACTGAACACCTTGTTGATCTGCCCGATTCCAATGTGTTGTTTGTATCTAACCATCAGACTTATTTTGCAGATGTTGCAGCAATGTACCACGCATTCTGTGCTGTAAATAATGGCTATTTAAATACCATTAAAAATCCGATCTATCTCCTCAATCCAAAGATTGATTTCTACTATGTGGCAGCAGAAGAAACCATGAACAAAGGAATTCTTCCTAAAATTTTTAAAATTGCAGGTGCTGTTACGGTAAAGAGAACATGGCGTGCGGAAGGAAAAAATGTAAACAGAATGGTAGACCTCACAGAGGTTGATAATATAATGAAGGCTCTTGATAACGGCTGGGTAGCCACCTTCCCTCAGGGTACTACTTCCGCTTTTGCACAGGGCCGTAGAGGAACAGCAAAACTGGTAAAAAACCAGCGCCCGATTGTAATTCCTATCAAGATCAATGGTTTCAGAAGAGCCTTTGATAAAAAAGGATTACGGGTAAAGGTTACCGGTGTAAAACCTACCATGGAGTTTAAGGCACCTCTGGATATTGATTATGATAAAGAAAATGCACATGAAATTTTATTAAAAATCATGACTGCCATAGAGCAAACGGAGGACTTCAATCTGCTGCACCAGTATGATGAAGAATTAAAAGCTAAAAAACTAGAGAAGAAAGATTCAGATAATTAA
- a CDS encoding CoA pyrophosphatase: MESFGKDLLRKIKSVELPGENAHGVFSPPYRPVFNHDEILKKNPKFAAVNIVLYLKDDEWYFPLIQRTINEHDRHSGQISLPGGKREEMDRDFADTAIRETSEEIGIDKHYVRIIREMSPIYIPPSNFYVYTYISYTKKNPTFVLQQSEAVETIEFPITSFLNLPDQPEIMALPSAGGHEVPVINFNGYIIWGATAMILSEFSQLLKKM; the protein is encoded by the coding sequence ATGGAAAGTTTTGGAAAAGATTTATTAAGAAAAATTAAAAGTGTGGAATTACCAGGAGAGAATGCTCACGGCGTATTTTCTCCACCTTATCGTCCTGTTTTCAACCACGATGAAATCTTAAAGAAAAATCCAAAATTCGCGGCAGTAAATATTGTTTTATATTTAAAAGATGATGAATGGTATTTCCCTCTGATTCAAAGGACCATTAATGAGCACGACAGGCACAGTGGTCAAATATCACTTCCTGGCGGAAAGCGCGAAGAAATGGACCGGGATTTTGCCGACACTGCTATTCGTGAAACTTCAGAAGAAATAGGAATAGATAAACATTACGTAAGGATCATAAGAGAGATGTCCCCTATTTATATTCCTCCAAGTAATTTTTACGTATATACCTATATTTCATATACAAAAAAGAACCCCACTTTCGTTTTACAACAAAGTGAAGCAGTAGAAACCATAGAATTTCCTATTACTTCGTTTTTAAATCTTCCCGACCAGCCTGAAATTATGGCTCTGCCAAGTGCCGGAGGACATGAAGTTCCGGTCATTAATTTCAATGGATATATCATATGGGGAGCTACAGCAATGATATTAAGTGAATTCAGTCAGTTGCTGAAAAAAATGTAA
- a CDS encoding OsmC family protein, translated as MNKEHHYSTSIEWTGNKGTGTSGYRNYDRSYTISIENKVTIDGSSDPAFRGDKTKHNPEELFLASLSSCHMLWYLHFCSEAGVILTEYTDKATGIMAETANGSGHFTEVTLHPEIIVTDESMIEKAVELHQKANEFCFIANSVNFKVKHSPTVQVKQG; from the coding sequence ATGAACAAGGAACACCACTACTCCACTTCCATTGAATGGACCGGAAATAAAGGAACAGGTACCAGCGGCTACCGGAATTACGACAGAAGCTATACCATCTCAATAGAAAATAAAGTTACTATTGATGGGTCTTCTGATCCGGCATTTAGGGGTGATAAGACCAAACATAATCCTGAAGAGCTTTTTTTAGCATCCTTATCTTCATGCCATATGTTATGGTATCTCCATTTTTGTTCGGAAGCGGGAGTTATCCTAACTGAATACACAGATAAAGCAACCGGAATCATGGCAGAAACCGCCAATGGAAGCGGCCATTTTACAGAAGTAACACTACACCCTGAAATAATCGTGACGGATGAATCCATGATTGAAAAAGCGGTGGAACTTCATCAAAAAGCTAATGAATTTTGTTTCATTGCCAACTCAGTTAATTTCAAAGTAAAGCACAGCCCGACAGTACAGGTTAAACAAGGATGA
- a CDS encoding ribonuclease E/G codes for MKKELIVSHEDELTKIALLEDGRLCELHEEEDKSDFIVGDLFIGKVKKLAPNLNAAFVNIGYDKDAFLHYQDLGPQYLTYRKFLKDTISKKQSSSSLKNFEIQPEIDKNGTVDKVIAKDDIVLLQITKEPISTKGPRISTQVSLTGRFLVLIPFDNKVSISKKIKSFEEKERLRTLIESIKPEGFGVIIRTVAEGKKVADLHNDMNQLIQKWESTFKNIQKNKVPSKVLSEEDKASAILRDNFNQDFVSIICDDEQMVEEMKNYVEVIAPERKNIVQFYDSHIPLLEYYNVEKQLKQSFGKHVNIPSSKGAYLVIEHTEALHVVDVNSGNNITTGNAANKEHALNVNKMAATEIARQLRLRDMGGIIVIDFIDMPNADHRRDLYEHLKEEMKRDKARHKILPPSKFGLIQITRQRNRPEKQIETKEENPNKDGEIVAPIVIVERMEETIRNIMQKEKGKLYLHVHPFVEAYLTKGIKSIQMKWFVKYKKWVTIIPRDSFKYLEYKIYNSKKEEVSGYSN; via the coding sequence ATGAAGAAAGAACTAATAGTTTCGCATGAGGATGAACTTACAAAGATTGCATTACTGGAAGACGGAAGACTATGTGAACTTCATGAGGAAGAGGACAAAAGTGATTTTATAGTTGGAGACTTATTTATAGGAAAGGTAAAAAAGCTGGCACCTAACCTTAATGCCGCATTCGTAAATATAGGTTACGACAAAGATGCGTTTCTGCATTATCAGGACCTGGGGCCACAATATCTTACTTATAGAAAATTTTTAAAGGACACCATTTCTAAAAAGCAAAGTTCTTCAAGCTTAAAAAATTTCGAGATACAACCCGAAATAGACAAAAACGGAACTGTGGATAAGGTCATTGCAAAGGATGACATTGTCCTGCTGCAGATTACCAAAGAGCCTATCTCCACAAAAGGGCCAAGGATCTCTACCCAGGTATCTTTAACAGGACGTTTTTTGGTTTTAATTCCTTTCGACAACAAAGTTTCTATCTCCAAAAAGATTAAAAGCTTTGAGGAAAAAGAAAGACTAAGAACTCTTATCGAGAGTATCAAACCTGAAGGTTTTGGTGTGATCATAAGAACCGTTGCCGAAGGAAAAAAAGTGGCTGATCTGCATAACGATATGAATCAGCTGATTCAGAAATGGGAAAGTACTTTTAAAAATATCCAGAAAAATAAAGTTCCATCTAAGGTCTTAAGCGAAGAAGATAAGGCTTCAGCTATTTTAAGGGACAATTTTAATCAGGATTTCGTAAGTATCATTTGTGATGATGAACAAATGGTAGAAGAAATGAAAAATTATGTAGAAGTAATTGCTCCTGAAAGAAAAAATATTGTTCAGTTTTATGATTCTCACATTCCTCTTCTGGAATATTACAATGTTGAAAAACAGCTTAAACAAAGCTTTGGAAAACACGTCAACATTCCAAGTTCTAAAGGAGCTTACCTTGTTATTGAACATACGGAAGCTTTACACGTAGTCGACGTGAACTCCGGGAATAACATTACAACCGGAAATGCAGCCAATAAAGAACACGCTCTCAACGTGAATAAAATGGCCGCAACAGAAATTGCAAGACAATTGCGCCTTCGTGATATGGGTGGTATTATTGTAATCGATTTTATCGATATGCCGAACGCCGATCACAGAAGAGATTTGTACGAACATCTGAAAGAAGAAATGAAGCGCGACAAAGCTCGCCACAAAATTTTACCTCCAAGTAAATTTGGATTGATACAGATTACCAGACAGAGAAACCGTCCGGAAAAACAAATCGAAACCAAAGAAGAAAACCCTAACAAGGACGGAGAAATCGTAGCTCCGATTGTTATTGTGGAAAGAATGGAAGAAACCATTAGAAACATCATGCAAAAGGAAAAAGGAAAACTTTACCTGCATGTACACCCATTCGTGGAAGCTTATCTTACAAAAGGAATTAAGAGCATCCAGATGAAATGGTTTGTAAAATATAAAAAATGGGTAACCATCATCCCAAGGGATTCTTTTAAATATTTGGAATACAAGATCTATAACTCTAAGAAAGAAGAAGTATCAGGATATTCCAATTAA
- a CDS encoding integration host factor subunit beta, whose protein sequence is MTKAELVNTISNKLGTEKNETQKVVEAFMQEIRTSMYNGDNVYLRGFGSFIIKTRAAKTGRNISKNTAIEIPAHNIPAFKPSKSFVEKVKTKVAVK, encoded by the coding sequence ATGACAAAGGCAGAATTGGTAAACACCATCTCAAATAAGTTGGGAACAGAAAAGAATGAAACACAGAAAGTTGTAGAAGCTTTTATGCAGGAGATCAGAACTTCTATGTATAATGGAGATAACGTTTATCTAAGAGGTTTTGGTTCTTTTATAATTAAAACAAGGGCTGCTAAAACAGGAAGAAACATTTCTAAAAACACTGCAATTGAGATCCCTGCTCACAATATTCCTGCTTTCAAACCATCAAAATCTTTTGTTGAGAAAGTAAAAACTAAAGTTGCAGTAAAATAA
- a CDS encoding response regulator transcription factor: MSKILTNTVRFSIADSDFYFKKILVKTLLENPFYMLLNDCNNGHELVNRIYRRQEDVFIIELFMPVLSGIEAIKYIRKSNSETPIITYSGTYQEDMAEILSKIPNIYYCEKKSNIIRDIIKGQVASDTFNYEAYSKEWEQQPLAVMEYMERQKKSQEELSSTEIQLMKFCYEGFSNKEIGEKLNLSTRTIDTYINRLTEKLGLKTKLHLIRFCVENGYYNSSM, translated from the coding sequence GTGAGTAAAATATTAACTAATACTGTGCGATTCTCAATAGCAGACAGCGATTTTTATTTTAAAAAAATACTTGTCAAAACGCTTTTGGAAAACCCGTTTTACATGCTTCTCAATGATTGTAATAACGGGCATGAACTTGTGAACAGAATTTACAGAAGACAGGAAGACGTCTTTATCATTGAACTATTTATGCCTGTATTAAGCGGAATTGAAGCGATAAAATACATCCGTAAAAGCAATTCCGAAACTCCCATTATTACCTATTCAGGAACCTATCAGGAAGATATGGCTGAAATACTTTCCAAAATTCCCAATATCTATTATTGCGAAAAGAAAAGTAATATCATTCGAGATATCATAAAAGGACAGGTAGCGTCAGACACCTTCAACTATGAAGCATATTCCAAAGAATGGGAACAGCAACCCCTTGCTGTTATGGAGTATATGGAACGGCAAAAAAAGAGCCAGGAAGAGCTTTCTTCCACAGAGATCCAGCTGATGAAATTTTGCTATGAAGGCTTTAGTAATAAGGAAATCGGAGAGAAACTTAATCTTAGTACGAGAACGATTGATACCTACATCAACAGGTTAACGGAAAAACTGGGACTAAAGACAAAACTTCACCTGATCCGCTTTTGCGTAGAAAACGGATATTACAATTCCAGCATGTAA
- the tssO gene encoding type VI secretion system TssO: MSSNREKKLNKSDVRIGIWKFVLSFVVLAAVSFTSVFFFFKSYDAQTEGVSRDAEAYRELLGRSDILRVQVDTIFSRMSRLNRVENDIFLRNDIIDNVNNAKNIMGKDSADNFKHYAVLMKQISPMLTLKNRIVEVSNQKKIAIRDVNGCMGKVGSMEKVLKIDPTRKFTGSRRKR; the protein is encoded by the coding sequence ATGTCTTCAAATAGAGAGAAAAAATTAAATAAATCAGACGTCAGAATAGGCATTTGGAAGTTTGTTCTGTCTTTTGTTGTCCTGGCTGCTGTTTCTTTCACCAGCGTATTTTTCTTTTTTAAAAGCTATGATGCCCAAACGGAAGGGGTAAGCCGTGATGCGGAAGCCTACAGAGAATTACTGGGCCGCAGCGATATTCTTAGAGTTCAGGTGGATACTATTTTCAGCAGAATGAGCAGGCTCAACAGAGTGGAAAATGATATTTTCCTAAGAAATGATATTATAGACAATGTGAATAATGCTAAAAACATTATGGGAAAAGACAGTGCGGATAATTTTAAGCATTATGCTGTCTTAATGAAACAAATAAGTCCGATGCTGACTTTGAAAAATCGTATTGTAGAGGTTTCCAACCAGAAAAAAATCGCAATAAGAGATGTCAACGGATGCATGGGGAAAGTAGGAAGTATGGAAAAGGTACTGAAGATAGATCCTACCAGAAAGTTTACAGGAAGTCGAAGAAAAAGATAA
- the tssO gene encoding type VI secretion system TssO, with amino-acid sequence MQGHITLSKKEKQYQFFYLILMLLAALIFLGIIFLKRFKSPFSEDDIIAIQKLEQKAKFDQQQKLTQRLQDSTFIQVSRLTDETTEPFVENSIQTGINDINNSFGPEYIDIRKDAYPQIAQFYKMYFEDKKIISRTTEDIKLFQKQYQDCLIGLKETKDRVFQRQNALKERTQ; translated from the coding sequence ATGCAGGGACACATCACATTATCCAAAAAAGAAAAGCAATATCAATTTTTTTATTTGATTTTAATGCTTTTGGCAGCACTCATATTTTTAGGAATTATTTTCCTGAAAAGATTCAAATCGCCATTTTCTGAAGATGATATTATTGCCATTCAGAAACTTGAACAAAAAGCCAAATTTGATCAGCAACAAAAATTAACCCAGCGTTTGCAGGATAGTACTTTCATCCAGGTGAGCAGACTTACGGATGAAACCACAGAACCTTTTGTGGAAAATTCTATTCAGACAGGGATTAATGATATTAATAACAGCTTTGGTCCGGAATATATAGACATCAGAAAAGATGCTTATCCCCAGATTGCACAATTCTATAAAATGTATTTTGAGGACAAAAAGATCATCTCAAGAACTACAGAAGATATCAAACTCTTTCAAAAACAGTATCAGGATTGCCTGATCGGACTTAAAGAAACCAAAGACCGTGTCTTTCAGCGACAGAATGCATTAAAAGAAAGAACCCAGTAA
- a CDS encoding PKD domain-containing protein — MNYFQKNKKNIIIGVIATLLIAALVALWLQKKVIHSADDIVGVVYPSTLSVGDTLVFEDKTQFAKSKKWNFGDGTTSEKSSGIHFYNKPGYYPVTLIIDNKYSKSFPVLVSARAIQKAKDTAMVKTTIDAPLRAMQFENVQFRAISDAKQFSWKFGESGTTDSKDKLAIYSYKEPGDYIVTLYTDESIEPIIHHIRIDPSYDALNDQDVSVEDAYAKIDNDFKYHLQQIANGSNFNSHYNYLLQKYLCNNENTVVKVNDSKVNNFYMYCAGLQFDKNNVIQTVKVNFDDTQNCVTKVDINQSK, encoded by the coding sequence ATGAATTATTTTCAAAAGAACAAAAAGAACATTATTATCGGTGTTATAGCGACATTGCTGATTGCGGCTCTTGTTGCACTCTGGTTGCAGAAAAAGGTCATTCATTCTGCAGATGATATTGTAGGGGTTGTATATCCATCTACATTAAGTGTAGGGGATACATTGGTATTTGAAGATAAAACACAATTTGCCAAAAGCAAAAAATGGAACTTCGGAGACGGGACAACTTCTGAGAAAAGCAGTGGTATCCACTTTTATAACAAACCGGGATATTATCCGGTAACGCTTATTATCGATAATAAATACTCTAAATCCTTCCCTGTACTGGTTTCTGCCAGAGCAATTCAGAAAGCAAAAGATACAGCGATGGTAAAAACAACCATAGATGCACCATTACGGGCTATGCAATTCGAGAATGTACAGTTTCGTGCGATCTCCGATGCTAAACAGTTCAGCTGGAAATTCGGGGAAAGCGGAACTACGGATTCTAAAGATAAGCTAGCAATCTACTCCTATAAAGAACCGGGAGATTATATTGTTACTTTATACACGGATGAAAGCATTGAACCGATTATACACCACATTAGAATTGATCCTTCTTATGATGCATTAAATGATCAGGATGTAAGCGTAGAAGACGCCTATGCAAAAATCGATAATGATTTTAAATATCATTTGCAGCAGATTGCCAACGGGAGTAATTTCAATTCACACTATAATTACCTTCTTCAGAAATACCTTTGTAATAATGAGAATACGGTTGTGAAGGTGAATGACAGTAAAGTAAATAACTTTTACATGTATTGCGCGGGACTTCAGTTTGATAAAAATAATGTTATTCAGACCGTTAAGGTAAATTTTGATGATACACAGAATTGTGTAACCAAAGTGGATATTAACCAAAGTAAATAA